A single region of the Halorubrum depositum genome encodes:
- a CDS encoding LAGLIDADG family homing endonuclease: MAQAGNQDLTERFIQFYRNYYREEIGTLAQRYPNEQRSLYVDYDDLFQFDRDLAEDFRTKPDQMREYAEEALRLYDLPADVSLGRAHVRIENLPESIDIRGIRVHDDHIGKLVSVKGIVRKATDVRPKVIEAAFECQRCGTMTYIPQSDGGFQEPHECQGCERQGPFRVNFDQSEFIDSQKLRIQESPEGLRGGETPQSLDVDIVDDITGKVSPGDHVTCVGVLHIEQVEQGNEKSAIFDLYMDGVSISIEDEEFEDMDITEEDKREIIELSNRDDIYEAMVGSIAPAIYGYEEEKLAMILQLFSGVTKHLPDGSRIRGDLHMLLIGDPGTGKSQMISYVENIAPRSVYTSGKGSSAAGLCVAGDTKIHTNDGFVSIREIATEQHPDPVESETAAESAHELYTFDRADGSIDLAESSHVWRMPEKPCRWIETAHGKDLEASVNTPVLVCDEHGIEWREITEVGVGDHVAVPRYTEIDRSSPPVREYVEFTGEKLKPTDESVEHLRTRLCEEFGTLRDAAAELDLSEDFIYDTLSNRHIPREKLDTVLDALDVDIDDISIERAMLRHGSGVTIPEEFDADLMYLIGLVFGDGDVMVSRRGGNRGHVRISNSDEDLLKQAANIIEAKFGKSVQIEYQDERVPCIRLHSATVARFFANVGVESPKDDIRLDSRLTTAEHANAFLRGLFDADGAVCGRDDGGSSVQFSTVCGELSEQVQLMLETYGVRSRTRERDRRGTYTRADGHEIESTSIQTHLAIYGKELDAFADQVGFRSITKSQALSRIVRDVPRRGERLPVGNALARADGGSAAYRQNFVKGQDPSRSRAKAIVNSLELGAIGGDVEEVVDADLVWDEVVDAENTGEKEVFDLTVPDTHNFLGNGIVTHNTAAAVRDDFGDGQQWSLEAGALVLADKGIAAVDELDKMDSSDRSAMHEGLEQQKISVSKAGINATLKARCSLLGAANPKYGRFDQYEPIGEQIDLEPALISRFDLIFTVTDSPDPEHDSRLAKHIIKTNYAGELNTQRTELASSEFTSDQVAEVTQEVAPEIDAELLRKYIAHAKRSCYPTMTEEAKELIEEFYVDLRSKGADEDAPVPVTARKLEAMVRLAEASARLRLSDTVEREDADRATDIVESCLKDIGVDPETGQFDADVVETGTSKSQRDRIKNIKGLIADIEEEYQEGAPVEEVLDRAGEIGMDPGKAEQEIEKLRTKGEVYEPKQGHLRTT; this comes from the coding sequence ATGGCTCAGGCCGGGAATCAGGACCTCACGGAGCGGTTCATTCAGTTCTACCGCAACTACTACCGCGAGGAGATCGGCACCCTCGCGCAGCGATACCCCAACGAACAGCGCTCCCTGTACGTCGACTACGACGATCTGTTTCAGTTCGACCGCGACCTCGCCGAGGACTTCCGCACGAAGCCGGACCAGATGCGCGAGTACGCCGAGGAGGCGCTGCGGCTCTACGACCTCCCCGCCGACGTCAGCCTCGGCCGCGCGCACGTCCGGATCGAGAACCTCCCCGAGAGCATCGACATCCGCGGCATCCGCGTCCACGACGACCACATCGGCAAGCTCGTCTCCGTCAAGGGGATCGTCCGCAAGGCGACCGACGTCCGCCCGAAGGTGATCGAGGCGGCCTTCGAGTGCCAGCGCTGCGGCACGATGACGTACATCCCGCAGAGCGACGGTGGCTTCCAGGAGCCCCACGAGTGCCAGGGCTGCGAGCGACAGGGCCCGTTCCGCGTCAACTTCGACCAGTCGGAGTTCATCGACTCCCAGAAGCTCCGGATCCAGGAGTCGCCCGAGGGGCTCCGCGGCGGCGAGACACCCCAGTCGCTCGACGTCGACATCGTCGACGACATCACCGGCAAGGTGAGCCCCGGCGACCACGTCACCTGCGTCGGCGTCCTCCACATCGAGCAGGTCGAGCAGGGCAACGAGAAGTCCGCCATCTTCGACCTCTACATGGACGGCGTCTCCATCTCCATCGAGGACGAGGAGTTCGAGGACATGGACATCACCGAAGAGGACAAACGCGAGATCATCGAGCTCTCCAACCGCGACGACATCTACGAGGCGATGGTCGGCTCCATCGCGCCCGCTATCTACGGCTACGAGGAGGAGAAGCTCGCGATGATCCTCCAGCTGTTCTCCGGCGTCACCAAACACCTCCCCGACGGGTCGCGGATCCGGGGAGACCTGCATATGCTACTTATTGGCGACCCGGGTACAGGGAAGAGTCAGATGATCAGTTATGTCGAGAATATTGCTCCAAGATCAGTTTATACCTCAGGAAAAGGATCATCCGCTGCAGGTCTCTGCGTGGCCGGTGACACGAAGATTCACACGAACGACGGATTCGTCTCGATTCGGGAGATCGCGACGGAACAGCATCCCGATCCAGTCGAAAGTGAAACGGCCGCAGAGTCGGCGCACGAGCTGTACACGTTCGACCGTGCCGACGGCTCGATCGACCTCGCGGAGAGTTCTCACGTGTGGCGAATGCCCGAGAAACCCTGTCGGTGGATCGAGACGGCACACGGAAAGGATCTCGAAGCCTCGGTCAACACACCGGTTCTCGTCTGTGACGAACACGGCATCGAGTGGCGCGAGATCACGGAGGTCGGCGTTGGCGACCACGTTGCAGTTCCACGATACACCGAGATCGACCGGTCATCGCCGCCAGTTCGTGAGTACGTTGAGTTCACGGGCGAAAAGCTAAAACCGACCGACGAGTCGGTCGAACACCTTCGCACTCGTCTCTGCGAGGAGTTCGGAACGCTCCGTGATGCGGCGGCCGAACTCGATCTTTCTGAGGACTTCATCTACGACACGCTCTCAAATCGTCACATTCCGCGCGAAAAACTCGACACGGTTCTCGATGCGCTCGACGTGGATATCGACGACATCAGTATCGAACGGGCGATGCTTCGGCACGGAAGCGGCGTGACGATTCCCGAGGAGTTCGACGCGGATCTCATGTATCTGATCGGACTCGTCTTCGGTGACGGCGACGTGATGGTGTCACGTCGTGGGGGCAATCGCGGTCACGTCCGGATCTCGAACTCCGACGAGGACCTACTGAAACAGGCCGCCAATATCATTGAAGCCAAATTCGGAAAGTCCGTCCAGATCGAGTACCAGGATGAGCGCGTCCCCTGCATTCGTCTTCACAGCGCGACCGTCGCCCGCTTCTTCGCCAACGTCGGTGTCGAATCGCCGAAAGACGACATTCGGCTCGATTCGAGGCTCACAACGGCAGAACACGCTAACGCATTCCTCCGGGGCCTGTTCGATGCCGACGGAGCAGTTTGTGGACGTGACGACGGTGGATCGAGTGTCCAGTTCTCGACCGTCTGCGGCGAACTCTCAGAGCAGGTCCAACTGATGTTGGAGACGTACGGCGTCCGTTCACGGACCCGTGAGCGAGACCGCCGCGGGACCTACACACGAGCAGACGGACACGAAATCGAATCGACCTCGATCCAAACGCACCTCGCTATTTACGGGAAGGAACTCGACGCGTTCGCCGACCAGGTCGGGTTTCGGTCGATCACGAAATCACAGGCTCTCAGCAGGATCGTTCGCGACGTGCCTCGGCGTGGTGAACGGCTTCCGGTGGGAAACGCACTTGCACGGGCAGACGGGGGATCCGCAGCGTATCGCCAGAATTTCGTAAAGGGACAGGATCCAAGCCGTTCCCGGGCGAAAGCCATCGTGAACAGTCTCGAGCTCGGTGCGATCGGTGGTGATGTCGAGGAGGTTGTCGACGCCGATCTCGTCTGGGACGAAGTCGTCGACGCCGAGAACACCGGCGAAAAGGAGGTATTCGACCTCACAGTTCCGGACACCCACAATTTCCTCGGAAACGGGATCGTGACACACAACACGGCCGCGGCTGTGAGGGACGATTTCGGCGACGGCCAGCAGTGGTCGCTCGAAGCCGGTGCGCTCGTCCTTGCGGACAAGGGGATCGCCGCTGTCGACGAGCTGGATAAAATGGATTCGAGCGACCGCTCCGCGATGCACGAAGGGCTCGAACAGCAGAAGATCTCCGTCTCGAAGGCGGGGATCAACGCGACGTTGAAGGCGCGGTGTTCCCTCCTCGGCGCGGCGAACCCGAAGTACGGGCGATTCGATCAGTACGAGCCGATCGGCGAGCAGATCGACCTCGAACCCGCGCTCATCTCGCGGTTCGACCTGATCTTCACGGTGACGGACAGCCCGGACCCGGAACACGACTCCCGGCTGGCGAAACACATCATCAAGACGAACTACGCCGGCGAGCTCAACACCCAGCGGACCGAGCTTGCGAGCTCGGAGTTCACCTCGGACCAGGTGGCGGAGGTGACCCAGGAGGTCGCACCGGAGATCGACGCCGAGCTGCTCCGAAAGTACATCGCCCACGCGAAGCGCTCCTGTTACCCGACGATGACGGAGGAGGCGAAGGAGCTGATCGAGGAGTTCTACGTCGACCTGCGCTCGAAGGGCGCCGACGAGGACGCGCCGGTCCCCGTCACCGCGCGGAAGCTGGAGGCGATGGTGCGGCTCGCGGAGGCGAGCGCGCGGCTCCGGCTCTCGGACACCGTCGAGCGGGAGGACGCCGATCGCGCCACCGACATCGTCGAGTCCTGTCTGAAGGACATCGGCGTCGACCCCGAGACGGGGCAGTTCGACGCCGACGTCGTCGAGACGGGCACCTCCAAGAGCCAGCGCGACCGCATCAAGAACATCAAGGGACTCATCGCGGACATCGAGGAGGAGTATCAGGAGGGCGCGCCCGTCGAGGAGGTGCTCGACCGCGCCGGCGAGATCGGGATGGACCCCGGGAAGGCCGAACAGGAGATCGAGAAGCTCCGCACGAAGGGCGAGGTGTACGAGCCGAAGCAGGGACACCTGCGGACGACGTAG
- a CDS encoding DUF7854 family protein, with translation MDRISAIRNVEDALRAFENGDADLADTERRVAAVLRTYATEFDGDDDVFRAVGDDPVDGRIVVAPSAPAARERVLALSGIDANEFDDLTDLENDAVPDFEVERVVDPE, from the coding sequence ATGGACCGCATCTCCGCGATACGGAACGTCGAGGACGCCCTGCGCGCGTTCGAGAACGGCGACGCCGACCTCGCCGACACGGAGCGGCGGGTGGCGGCGGTGCTCCGGACGTACGCCACGGAGTTCGACGGCGACGACGACGTGTTCCGCGCGGTCGGCGACGACCCTGTCGACGGGCGGATCGTCGTGGCGCCCTCGGCGCCGGCCGCCCGCGAACGCGTGCTCGCGCTTTCCGGAATCGACGCGAACGAGTTCGACGATCTGACAGACCTCGAAAACGACGCAGTCCCCGACTTCGAGGTCGAACGAGTAGTCGATCCGGAGTAG
- a CDS encoding DUF7855 family protein, producing MLLIVTYSEAARTGLRNLCRRHEESVVRRFGRAALLEATEYAAFLAVRLRESHGGDVQIERTEPFNEFAALDESVREAASAYADRDATATPYAAFAAGTDHPDPERLKGEEL from the coding sequence GTGCTGCTGATCGTGACGTATTCGGAGGCGGCCCGCACCGGCCTCCGGAACCTGTGTCGGCGCCACGAGGAGTCGGTCGTCCGGCGGTTCGGGCGGGCGGCGCTGCTCGAGGCGACGGAGTACGCCGCGTTCCTCGCCGTGCGGCTCCGGGAGTCGCACGGCGGCGACGTCCAGATCGAGCGGACGGAGCCGTTCAACGAGTTCGCCGCGCTCGACGAGTCGGTCCGTGAGGCCGCGAGCGCGTACGCGGACCGGGACGCGACGGCGACGCCGTACGCCGCGTTCGCCGCCGGGACGGACCATCCCGACCCGGAGCGACTGAAGGGCGAGGAGCTGTGA
- a CDS encoding DUF7856 family protein — protein MKARPVPAPEEVLGRVPTGTSLRREIAAAARSRGRESSVRDELGRLRDEIAAIEFESVDLAAARRRVAEASGEEERLKERVAALRGDVRARRAVEAETDEALGDLESAAAALSSAQTERIAAEQALERARERAARARDERERRLELEDRLRNRRREARRELATEAYPAFRDALGSIPGGAPTQAGSAPSAYEGPRLAASLAAVRIADLDASVALGVEAARWLDERGERSPEEVLDAAVVRPDAAPDP, from the coding sequence GTGAAAGCGCGACCGGTCCCCGCGCCCGAGGAGGTCCTCGGCCGGGTGCCGACCGGGACCAGCCTCCGGCGGGAGATCGCGGCGGCGGCCCGGTCGCGCGGACGCGAGTCGTCGGTGCGTGACGAGCTCGGTCGGCTCCGCGACGAGATCGCGGCGATCGAGTTCGAATCGGTCGACCTCGCCGCGGCCCGTCGCCGGGTCGCGGAAGCGAGCGGCGAGGAGGAGCGCCTGAAAGAGCGCGTCGCGGCGCTCCGCGGCGACGTTCGGGCGCGGCGGGCCGTCGAGGCGGAGACCGACGAGGCGCTCGGCGACCTCGAGTCCGCCGCGGCGGCGCTCTCGAGCGCGCAGACGGAACGGATCGCGGCCGAACAGGCGCTCGAGCGGGCCCGCGAGCGGGCCGCCCGCGCCCGCGACGAGCGGGAGCGACGGCTCGAACTCGAAGACCGGCTCCGGAACCGCCGACGGGAGGCGCGCCGCGAGCTCGCGACCGAGGCGTATCCGGCGTTTCGCGACGCTCTGGGCTCGATCCCGGGCGGCGCTCCGACGCAGGCAGGGTCGGCGCCGTCGGCGTACGAGGGACCGCGACTCGCCGCGTCGCTCGCGGCGGTTCGGATCGCCGATCTGGACGCGTCGGTCGCGCTCGGCGTCGAGGCCGCTCGCTGGCTCGACGAGCGCGGGGAGAGGTCGCCGGAAGAGGTACTCGACGCGGCCGTCGTCCGTCCGGACGCCGCGCCCGACCCGTGA
- a CDS encoding DUF7857 domain-containing protein, with the protein MDLSWTVDRAGDASLVRCRVRNDEAVPRRVRVESRFEAPVLPPRRGGVPADGWDATGVTLRVGPSERRGFGFAVPAPPVDPPVEIVDVESVEPNGSARGTAGLAGAGAGGGVHPTPADALRELADHRPPRAAVDGDREADGRPEDTAPVGDARGSDGERDDAGSDGIGSDDTGSGAGESERSVPGSVDDRFAAVEARLERAERLTDADVDTATGIVADAGGVDALSDLADRLDADAERLRAVSERAASLAERADATDVPIDALERLA; encoded by the coding sequence ATGGATCTCTCGTGGACCGTCGACCGGGCGGGCGACGCGTCGCTGGTGCGCTGTCGGGTGCGCAACGACGAGGCCGTCCCGCGACGCGTGCGGGTCGAGAGTCGGTTCGAGGCGCCGGTGCTACCGCCGCGACGCGGCGGCGTCCCGGCGGACGGGTGGGACGCGACCGGGGTGACGCTGCGGGTCGGCCCGAGCGAGCGACGCGGATTCGGCTTCGCGGTTCCGGCGCCACCCGTCGATCCCCCGGTCGAGATCGTCGACGTCGAGTCGGTCGAGCCGAACGGGTCCGCCCGGGGAACCGCCGGTCTCGCCGGCGCCGGCGCCGGCGGAGGCGTCCACCCGACGCCGGCCGACGCGCTCCGCGAGCTCGCCGATCACCGGCCGCCGCGGGCAGCCGTCGACGGGGATCGCGAGGCCGACGGTCGCCCCGAGGACACCGCCCCGGTCGGAGACGCTCGCGGTTCCGACGGCGAACGCGACGACGCCGGGAGCGACGGCATCGGGAGCGACGACACCGGGAGCGGCGCCGGCGAATCGGAGCGATCGGTCCCCGGCTCGGTCGACGACCGGTTCGCCGCGGTCGAAGCCCGACTCGAGCGGGCTGAGCGACTGACCGACGCCGACGTGGACACGGCGACCGGGATAGTCGCGGACGCGGGCGGCGTCGACGCGCTCTCCGACCTCGCCGACCGGCTCGACGCCGACGCGGAGCGCCTCCGAGCGGTGAGCGAGCGCGCGGCGTCGCTGGCGGAGCGCGCGGACGCGACGGACGTCCCGATCGACGCGCTGGAGCGGCTCGCGTGA
- a CDS encoding nucleotide-binding protein, giving the protein MILAVAGGKGGVGKTTLAYNVAAALDAVVVDADLGMADLPGGRGPDLHDVLAGRADPTETVRSGRVDVVPCGRTLAGARACDLSELGDAVAAIERERGVVVLDCPAGRRADAGVPLAVADACLLVVSPRAFALADAIRTRELARELDAGLVGCAVNRVTEEPPTEAIADALGAPAAVVPADPRVGRSVTAERPVVDVAPDSDAARAIEELAGRVPR; this is encoded by the coding sequence GTGATCCTCGCCGTCGCCGGGGGGAAGGGCGGCGTCGGAAAGACCACCCTCGCGTACAACGTCGCCGCCGCGCTCGACGCGGTCGTCGTCGACGCGGATCTCGGCATGGCCGACCTCCCGGGCGGCCGCGGTCCGGACCTCCACGACGTGCTCGCCGGGCGCGCCGACCCGACGGAGACGGTGCGGTCCGGCCGGGTCGACGTCGTCCCCTGCGGGCGGACGCTCGCCGGCGCCCGCGCCTGCGACTTGTCGGAACTGGGAGACGCGGTGGCCGCGATCGAGCGCGAGCGCGGCGTCGTCGTCCTCGACTGTCCGGCCGGGCGACGGGCGGACGCCGGCGTCCCGCTCGCTGTCGCGGACGCGTGTCTGCTGGTCGTCTCGCCGCGGGCGTTCGCGCTGGCCGACGCGATCCGGACGCGAGAGCTCGCCCGCGAACTCGACGCCGGGCTCGTCGGCTGCGCCGTCAACCGGGTAACCGAGGAGCCTCCGACCGAAGCGATCGCCGACGCGCTGGGCGCGCCCGCGGCGGTCGTCCCCGCGGATCCGCGAGTCGGACGCTCCGTCACCGCGGAGCGGCCGGTCGTCGACGTCGCGCCCGACAGCGACGCCGCGCGGGCGATAGAGGAGCTCGCGGGGCGAGTCCCTCGCTGA
- a CDS encoding peptidase: MLTVAFLVGVAVVAFLAVEVGPLYAADRFRDLREPTAEERGRLASLRETAGLDVERVAIETGAEETADEAATDADEPGIGRVEVGVRGPPGRRVLFVTESVLDDLDEDVALGLLAAEAGRVETYYGEFRAVAIAAVLAVLAAIVTAAVPFQAGFASLVAVGVAAFWVGRRVQYAADDRAADAVGAGRVADAFERVAAIRGVEPETGDWSTWFEVQPPLGDRIAALRERAEEES, translated from the coding sequence ATGCTCACGGTCGCGTTCCTCGTCGGCGTCGCCGTCGTCGCCTTCCTCGCGGTCGAAGTCGGACCCTTGTACGCGGCCGACCGCTTCCGCGACCTGCGGGAGCCGACGGCAGAGGAGCGGGGGCGGCTCGCCTCGCTGCGCGAGACCGCCGGCCTCGACGTGGAACGGGTCGCGATCGAGACCGGCGCCGAGGAGACAGCCGACGAGGCGGCGACCGACGCGGACGAGCCGGGGATCGGCCGGGTCGAAGTCGGCGTCCGCGGCCCGCCCGGTAGGCGGGTCCTGTTCGTCACGGAGAGCGTGCTCGACGACCTCGACGAGGACGTCGCGCTCGGCCTGCTCGCGGCCGAGGCGGGGCGCGTCGAGACGTACTACGGCGAGTTCCGCGCGGTCGCGATCGCGGCGGTGCTCGCGGTGCTGGCGGCGATCGTGACGGCGGCGGTGCCGTTTCAGGCCGGCTTCGCGTCGCTCGTCGCCGTGGGGGTCGCCGCGTTCTGGGTCGGCCGGCGGGTGCAGTACGCGGCCGACGACCGCGCCGCGGACGCCGTCGGCGCGGGGCGCGTCGCCGACGCCTTCGAGCGCGTCGCCGCGATTCGGGGGGTCGAGCCCGAGACGGGCGACTGGTCGACGTGGTTCGAGGTGCAGCCGCCGCTCGGCGATCGGATCGCGGCGCTCCGAGAACGGGCGGAAGAGGAGAGCTGA
- a CDS encoding HalOD1 output domain-containing protein — MSSVPTSASDAASLPGPVRVAHGCDDRPASRAVVEAVADLAGVAPDGLADEADIVLYDHVDLDALDALVEHRADGGVSLSFSVAEYDVRVDDDEAVARVTE; from the coding sequence ATGAGCAGTGTTCCGACAAGCGCTTCCGACGCCGCCTCGCTTCCCGGACCGGTCCGGGTCGCCCACGGCTGCGACGACCGACCGGCGAGCCGCGCTGTCGTCGAGGCGGTCGCCGACCTCGCCGGGGTCGCCCCCGACGGGCTCGCCGACGAGGCCGACATCGTCCTGTACGACCACGTCGACCTCGACGCGCTCGACGCGCTCGTCGAGCACCGCGCGGACGGCGGGGTCTCCCTCTCGTTTTCCGTCGCCGAGTACGACGTCCGGGTCGACGACGACGAGGCCGTCGCGCGAGTTACCGAGTAG
- the pheS gene encoding phenylalanine--tRNA ligase subunit alpha: protein MRLPERQLAVLEAASATDERTIDEIAAEAGLKSETVVGAAFDLRDEGLLSVAERAAETLDLTDEGRHYVEDELPETRLYGAGLALDADEAPVSMGRVIGEADLDGPEVDIALSNFARKGFGSIDSGELRVDPDADPDADPEAAALAALAGGDDPAVDEAVLDQLDSRGLVERGESVTRSVTLTEEGVDALMTGVEATETVSELTPELLASGEWRDVEFSEYNVEADAPTTRGGRKHVLRRTADRVKDVLVGMGFQEMEGPHADSDFWINDCLFMPQDHPARTHWDRFALDVDPMDEIPEELIRRVESAHREGWGEDGDGYHSPWSEEFAHEVALRGHTTSLSMRYLSGIAGAELEPPQRYFSVEKVYRNDTLDPTHLLEFFQIEGWVMAEDLSVRDLMGTFEEFYRQFGITDIRFKPHYNPYTEPSFELFGEHPETGEEIEIGNSGVFREEVTGPLGVDCDVMAWGLALERLAMLTTGAEDIRDLHGTLADIEFLRDAEVSY, encoded by the coding sequence ATGCGACTCCCGGAACGACAGCTCGCGGTCCTCGAGGCCGCGAGCGCGACGGACGAACGGACGATAGACGAGATCGCGGCGGAGGCGGGACTGAAGTCCGAGACGGTCGTCGGCGCCGCCTTCGACCTCCGCGACGAGGGGCTGCTCTCGGTTGCCGAACGCGCCGCCGAGACCTTGGATCTCACCGACGAGGGACGGCACTACGTCGAGGACGAGCTTCCCGAGACGCGGCTCTACGGGGCCGGGCTCGCGCTCGACGCCGACGAGGCGCCGGTCTCGATGGGACGGGTCATCGGCGAGGCCGACCTCGACGGCCCCGAGGTCGACATCGCGCTCTCGAACTTCGCGCGGAAGGGGTTCGGCTCGATCGACTCGGGGGAACTCCGGGTCGACCCCGACGCCGACCCCGACGCCGACCCGGAAGCGGCCGCGCTCGCGGCTCTCGCCGGCGGCGACGACCCCGCGGTCGACGAGGCGGTGCTCGACCAGCTGGACTCCCGCGGGCTCGTCGAGCGCGGCGAGTCGGTGACTCGGTCCGTGACGCTCACCGAGGAGGGCGTCGACGCGCTGATGACGGGCGTGGAGGCGACCGAGACCGTCTCGGAGCTCACGCCGGAGCTGCTCGCCAGCGGCGAGTGGCGCGACGTGGAGTTCTCCGAGTACAACGTGGAGGCTGACGCCCCGACGACGCGAGGCGGGCGGAAACACGTGCTCCGCCGGACCGCCGACCGCGTGAAGGACGTCCTCGTCGGCATGGGGTTCCAGGAGATGGAGGGCCCCCACGCCGACAGCGACTTCTGGATCAACGACTGCCTGTTCATGCCCCAGGACCACCCCGCGCGGACCCACTGGGACCGGTTCGCGCTGGACGTCGACCCGATGGACGAGATTCCGGAGGAGCTGATCCGGCGGGTCGAGTCGGCCCACCGGGAGGGGTGGGGCGAGGACGGCGACGGCTACCACTCGCCGTGGTCCGAGGAGTTCGCCCACGAGGTCGCCCTCCGGGGCCACACCACCTCGCTGTCGATGCGGTACCTCTCGGGGATCGCCGGCGCGGAGCTCGAGCCCCCGCAGCGCTACTTCTCCGTGGAGAAGGTGTACCGCAACGACACGCTCGACCCGACGCACCTCCTCGAGTTCTTCCAGATCGAGGGGTGGGTGATGGCCGAGGACCTCTCGGTGCGCGACCTGATGGGCACCTTCGAGGAGTTCTACCGGCAGTTCGGAATCACTGACATCCGGTTCAAACCCCACTATAACCCGTATACGGAACCCTCCTTCGAGCTGTTCGGCGAACATCCCGAAACCGGCGAGGAGATCGAGATCGGGAACTCCGGCGTCTTCCGCGAGGAGGTCACCGGCCCGCTCGGCGTCGACTGCGACGTGATGGCGTGGGGGCTCGCCCTCGAACGGCTCGCGATGTTGACGACGGGCGCGGAGGACATCCGCGACCTCCACGGCACGCTGGCCGACATCGAGTTCCTGCGGGACGCGGAGGTGAGCTACTGA
- the pheT gene encoding phenylalanine--tRNA ligase subunit beta: MPVVDIDTDELRGLTGRTDTTDAEFKEDLFGLGLEFEGETDDGLLQFEFAPDRLDRLSVEGVARSLRYHYGDDRGVYVPETNDPEWTIEVDESVPDERPYVTGAVIRGVDLDESALDSLIQLQEKLHATMGRGRAKGAIGIHDLAMVKGAPLQEGAEPSITYRGVEPEGDTFVPLDANDELTPAAVLEEHDTGQKYADLVEGLDRYPAIYDELGLFSFPPVINGKRTEVTAGSRELLVELTGTDQWTIDRMCNIVCYALSARGATVEEVEVNYADGAAAPDEYGAELVRPNFDTDEKSVTHDRIETLLGVEFEPEEVVDCFERAGLDASYTLDGDVTYEVEIPPYRVDVLHPLDLVDDVGRAYGFDELEPRYPDVGTVGGRHERSRLEDAVRTSLVGLGFEDLLNFHMTSGTENYDRMNVEPGTAVLGGGDPVEITEPYSEEYTQLRTWALPSLVMLLERNTHNAYPQDVAEVGFVAERDDAENTNVAERRRVAGAVARRDASYEAAKGRLQAVCDDFGAELATPRTEHPSFIDGRTAAVEIDGERVGVIGEVHPAVLVEHDLEVPVAAFEFDLDALRK; this comes from the coding sequence ATGCCCGTCGTCGACATCGACACCGACGAGCTGCGGGGACTCACCGGCCGTACCGACACGACAGACGCGGAGTTCAAGGAGGACCTGTTCGGGCTCGGCTTAGAGTTCGAAGGGGAGACCGACGACGGCCTCCTCCAGTTCGAGTTCGCGCCCGACCGGCTCGACCGCCTCTCCGTCGAGGGGGTCGCGCGCTCGCTGCGCTACCACTACGGCGACGACCGCGGCGTCTACGTCCCCGAGACGAACGACCCCGAGTGGACGATCGAGGTCGACGAGTCCGTGCCGGACGAGCGCCCCTACGTGACGGGGGCCGTGATCCGGGGCGTCGACCTCGACGAGAGCGCACTCGACTCGCTGATCCAGCTCCAGGAGAAGCTCCACGCGACGATGGGGCGCGGTCGCGCGAAGGGCGCGATCGGGATCCACGACCTCGCGATGGTGAAGGGCGCGCCCCTGCAGGAGGGCGCGGAGCCGTCGATCACCTACCGCGGTGTCGAGCCCGAGGGCGACACGTTTGTCCCGCTGGACGCGAACGACGAGCTGACCCCCGCCGCGGTGCTCGAGGAGCACGACACGGGGCAGAAGTACGCGGACCTCGTCGAAGGTCTCGACCGCTACCCCGCCATCTACGACGAGCTCGGCCTCTTCTCGTTCCCGCCCGTCATCAACGGGAAGCGGACCGAGGTGACGGCGGGCTCGCGCGAGCTGCTCGTCGAGCTCACCGGCACCGACCAGTGGACGATCGACCGGATGTGCAACATCGTCTGTTACGCCCTCTCCGCCCGCGGCGCGACGGTCGAGGAGGTCGAAGTGAACTACGCCGACGGCGCGGCCGCCCCCGACGAGTACGGCGCCGAGCTCGTTCGGCCGAACTTCGACACCGACGAGAAGTCCGTCACCCACGATCGGATCGAGACGCTGCTCGGCGTCGAGTTCGAGCCGGAGGAGGTCGTCGACTGCTTCGAGCGCGCCGGCCTCGACGCCTCCTACACGCTCGACGGCGACGTCACCTACGAGGTGGAGATCCCGCCGTACCGCGTCGACGTGCTCCATCCCCTCGACCTGGTCGACGACGTGGGCCGGGCGTACGGCTTCGACGAGCTGGAGCCGCGCTACCCCGACGTGGGGACCGTCGGCGGGCGCCACGAGCGCTCCCGGCTGGAGGACGCGGTCCGGACGAGCCTCGTCGGGCTCGGCTTCGAGGACCTGCTCAACTTCCACATGACGAGCGGCACCGAGAACTACGACCGGATGAACGTGGAGCCGGGGACCGCCGTCCTCGGCGGCGGCGACCCCGTCGAGATCACGGAGCCGTACAGCGAGGAGTACACCCAGCTCCGCACCTGGGCGCTCCCCTCGCTCGTCATGCTGTTAGAGCGGAACACCCACAACGCGTACCCGCAGGACGTCGCGGAGGTCGGCTTCGTCGCCGAGCGCGACGACGCCGAGAACACGAACGTCGCCGAGCGCCGCCGCGTCGCCGGCGCGGTCGCCCGGCGCGACGCCTCCTACGAGGCCGCGAAGGGCCGCCTGCAGGCGGTGTGCGACGACTTCGGCGCGGAGCTGGCGACGCCCCGCACCGAGCACCCGTCGTTCATCGACGGCCGGACCGCCGCGGTCGAGATCGACGGCGAGCGGGTCGGCGTGATCGGCGAGGTGCACCCCGCGGTCCTCGTCGAACACGACCTGGAGGTCCCGGTGGCCGCCTTCGAGTTCGATCTCGACGCTTTACGGAAATAA